Proteins from a genomic interval of Acinonyx jubatus isolate Ajub_Pintada_27869175 chromosome B4, VMU_Ajub_asm_v1.0, whole genome shotgun sequence:
- the A4GALT gene encoding lactosylceramide 4-alpha-galactosyltransferase isoform X1 translates to MALIYGEIHRLGWRGEGVSVDVIQLPSTTGLVPSGMPPGRVRDACLLPAWPEKRVVEVLDFCQSDRWICGRGELVEGPCSCWQRRPASSRWRLLGSSGENMSRPPDCLLRLLRGAPRQRVCTLFIISFKFTFFVSVMIYWRIAGEPGGQREFSNLPAEVPCPRLVPPTPISSTPPPGNIFFLETSDRTNPNFLFMCSVESAARAHPESRVVVLMKGLPGGNASLPRHLGLSLLGCFPNVHVLPLDLEELFRDTPLAAWYAARRRRWEPYLLPVLSDASRIALMWKFGGIYLDTDFIVLKSLRNLTNTLGTQSRYVLNGAFLAFERHHEFMALCMRDFVAHYNGWIWGHQGPQLLTRVFKKWCSVRSLGDSHACRGVTALPCEAFYPIPWQNWKKYFEDISPQELRRLLNATYAVHVWNRKSQGTRFKATSRALLAQLHARYCPTTHEAMKMYL, encoded by the exons ATGGCACTTATCTACGGAGAAATTCACAGACTGGGATGGCGTGGTGAAGGGGTTTCGGTGGATGTCATTCAGTTGCCCTCCACCACTGGACTGGTACCATCTGGAATGCCTCCCGGCCGCGTGCGAGATGCCTGTTTGCTCCCAGCCTGGCCAGAAAAACGTGTGGTCGAAGTTttggatttttgccaatctgacaG ATGGATTTGTGGACGCGGAGAGCTTGTGGAAGGGCCGTGTTCCTGTTGGCAGAGAAG ACCAGCCAGTTCCCGCTGGAGGCTCCTGGGGTCATCTGGGGAGAACATGTCCAGGCCCCCTGACTGCCTGCTGCGGCTGCTCCGGGGAGCCCCGAGGCAGCGGGTCTGCACCCTGTTTATCATCAGCTTCAAGTTCACGTTTTTCGTCTCCGTCATGATCTACTGGCGCATCGCGGGAGAGCCCGGCGGCCAGAGGGAGTTCTCTAACCTGCCTGCCGAAGTCCCCTGCCCCCGGCTGGTGCCCCCTACGCCGATCTCCAGCACCCCGCCTCCGGGCAACATCTTCTTCCTGGAGACCTCAGACCGGACCAACCCCAACTTCCTTTTCATGTGCTCCGTGGAGTCGGCGGCCAGGGCTCACCCCGAGTCCCGGGTGGTGGTCCTGATGAAGGGGCTGCCCGGTGGGAACGCCTCCCTGCCCCGGCACCTGGGGCTCTCGCTTCTGGGCTGCTTCCCCAACGTCCACGTGCTCCCGCTGGACCTGGAAGAGCTGTTCCGCGACACGCCGCTGGCGGCCTGGTACGCGGCCAGGCGACGCCGGTGGGAGCCTTACCTGCTGCCCGTGCTCTCCGACGCCTCCAGGATCGCGCTCATGTGGAAGTTCGGGGGCATCTACCTGGACACGGACTTCATCGTCCTCAAGAGCCTGCGGAATCTGACCAACACGCTGGGCACTCAGTCCCGCTACGTCCTCAACGGGGCCTTCCTGGCCTTCGAGCGCCACCACGAGTTCATGGCGCTGTGCATGCGAGACTTCGTGGCCCACTACAACGGCTGGATCTGGGGCCACCAGGGCCCGCAGCTGCTCACGCGGGTCTTCAAGAAGTGGTGCTCCGTCCGCAGCCTGGGTGACAGCCACGCCTGCCGCGGGGTCACCGCCCTGCCCTGTGAGGCCTTCTACCCCATCCCCTGGCAGAACTGGAAGAAGTACTTCGAGGACATCAGCCCCCAGGAGCTGCGCCGGCTGCTCAACGCCACCTACGCCGTCCACGTGTGGAACAGGAAGAGCCAGGGCACCCGCTTCAAGGCCACGTCCAGGGCACTGCTGGCCCAGCTCCATGCCCGCTACTGCCCCACGACACACGAGGCCATGAAGATGTACTTGTGA
- the A4GALT gene encoding lactosylceramide 4-alpha-galactosyltransferase isoform X2: protein MSRPPDCLLRLLRGAPRQRVCTLFIISFKFTFFVSVMIYWRIAGEPGGQREFSNLPAEVPCPRLVPPTPISSTPPPGNIFFLETSDRTNPNFLFMCSVESAARAHPESRVVVLMKGLPGGNASLPRHLGLSLLGCFPNVHVLPLDLEELFRDTPLAAWYAARRRRWEPYLLPVLSDASRIALMWKFGGIYLDTDFIVLKSLRNLTNTLGTQSRYVLNGAFLAFERHHEFMALCMRDFVAHYNGWIWGHQGPQLLTRVFKKWCSVRSLGDSHACRGVTALPCEAFYPIPWQNWKKYFEDISPQELRRLLNATYAVHVWNRKSQGTRFKATSRALLAQLHARYCPTTHEAMKMYL, encoded by the coding sequence ATGTCCAGGCCCCCTGACTGCCTGCTGCGGCTGCTCCGGGGAGCCCCGAGGCAGCGGGTCTGCACCCTGTTTATCATCAGCTTCAAGTTCACGTTTTTCGTCTCCGTCATGATCTACTGGCGCATCGCGGGAGAGCCCGGCGGCCAGAGGGAGTTCTCTAACCTGCCTGCCGAAGTCCCCTGCCCCCGGCTGGTGCCCCCTACGCCGATCTCCAGCACCCCGCCTCCGGGCAACATCTTCTTCCTGGAGACCTCAGACCGGACCAACCCCAACTTCCTTTTCATGTGCTCCGTGGAGTCGGCGGCCAGGGCTCACCCCGAGTCCCGGGTGGTGGTCCTGATGAAGGGGCTGCCCGGTGGGAACGCCTCCCTGCCCCGGCACCTGGGGCTCTCGCTTCTGGGCTGCTTCCCCAACGTCCACGTGCTCCCGCTGGACCTGGAAGAGCTGTTCCGCGACACGCCGCTGGCGGCCTGGTACGCGGCCAGGCGACGCCGGTGGGAGCCTTACCTGCTGCCCGTGCTCTCCGACGCCTCCAGGATCGCGCTCATGTGGAAGTTCGGGGGCATCTACCTGGACACGGACTTCATCGTCCTCAAGAGCCTGCGGAATCTGACCAACACGCTGGGCACTCAGTCCCGCTACGTCCTCAACGGGGCCTTCCTGGCCTTCGAGCGCCACCACGAGTTCATGGCGCTGTGCATGCGAGACTTCGTGGCCCACTACAACGGCTGGATCTGGGGCCACCAGGGCCCGCAGCTGCTCACGCGGGTCTTCAAGAAGTGGTGCTCCGTCCGCAGCCTGGGTGACAGCCACGCCTGCCGCGGGGTCACCGCCCTGCCCTGTGAGGCCTTCTACCCCATCCCCTGGCAGAACTGGAAGAAGTACTTCGAGGACATCAGCCCCCAGGAGCTGCGCCGGCTGCTCAACGCCACCTACGCCGTCCACGTGTGGAACAGGAAGAGCCAGGGCACCCGCTTCAAGGCCACGTCCAGGGCACTGCTGGCCCAGCTCCATGCCCGCTACTGCCCCACGACACACGAGGCCATGAAGATGTACTTGTGA